A part of Bosea sp. (in: a-proteobacteria) genomic DNA contains:
- a CDS encoding flagellar motor switch protein FliG, translating into MAVAPTPMTTPAVTTAMPLKDLPGPHKAAVILLLLGDEFGRPIWSALEEHEMRILSRAMTELGTVEAETVERVMVDFVARLTNAGAVTGSYDRTEALLSRILPKDQVEVMMEEIRGPAGRNMWQKLGNIEAAVLANFLKNEYPQTVAVVLSKIKPDHAAQVLRMLPEDLAVDVVQRMLRMENVQKEALDHIEETLRSEFVTTLAQTQRKDPHETMAVIFNSFDRQTETRFLASLDVISKESARKIRALMFTFEDLQKLDSAGLQTLMRVVERDVLARALKGANDAARAFYFAGMSTRAAKNLQDDMATIGPLRLKDVDEAQAIMVALAKDLADKGELVISKNNGEDELIY; encoded by the coding sequence CGTCACGACGGCTATGCCGCTCAAGGATCTGCCCGGGCCGCACAAGGCCGCCGTGATCCTGCTCCTGCTGGGCGATGAGTTCGGCCGGCCGATCTGGTCCGCGCTCGAGGAGCACGAAATGCGCATACTCTCGCGCGCGATGACGGAGCTCGGCACCGTCGAGGCCGAGACGGTCGAGCGGGTGATGGTCGATTTCGTGGCCAGGCTCACCAATGCCGGTGCGGTCACCGGCTCCTATGACCGGACCGAGGCGCTGCTGTCGCGCATCCTGCCCAAGGACCAGGTCGAGGTCATGATGGAGGAAATCCGTGGGCCGGCGGGCCGCAACATGTGGCAGAAGCTGGGCAACATCGAAGCGGCCGTGCTCGCCAACTTCCTGAAGAACGAATACCCGCAGACAGTTGCCGTGGTGCTGTCGAAGATCAAGCCCGACCATGCGGCGCAGGTGCTCCGGATGCTTCCCGAGGACCTCGCTGTCGACGTGGTGCAGCGCATGCTGCGCATGGAGAACGTGCAGAAGGAGGCGCTCGACCACATCGAGGAGACCTTGCGCTCGGAGTTCGTGACGACGCTGGCGCAGACCCAGCGCAAGGACCCGCACGAGACGATGGCGGTCATCTTCAATTCGTTCGACCGCCAGACGGAGACGCGCTTCCTTGCCTCGCTCGACGTGATCAGCAAGGAGTCGGCGCGCAAGATCCGCGCGCTGATGTTCACCTTCGAGGATCTGCAGAAGCTCGATTCAGCCGGGCTCCAGACGCTGATGAGGGTGGTCGAGCGTGATGTGCTCGCCCGCGCGCTGAAGGGCGCCAACGATGCCGCGAGGGCCTTCTACTTCGCCGGCATGTCGACGCGCGCGGCCAAGAACCTCCAGGATGACATGGCGACCATCGGCCCGCTGAGGCTCAAGGATGTCGATGAGGCCCAGGCCATTATGGTGGCGCTGGCCAAGGACCTTGCCGACAAGGGCGAACTCGTCATTTCCAAGAACAATGGCGAGGACGAGTTGATCTACTGA
- a CDS encoding flagellar assembly protein FliH, with protein MNAAKFIFETDFRNVANGRGVSEADVAAAREQGHAEGFASGREAARAEASAALTHMAGVIAAQAERLLADQDERAASIEASAAAVAVTMARRLAGAALAEKPNALIEEAARECIIHARSAPHLAVRVNEAAVEDAERLFGRLARESGYAGKVVILGEPEIAPGDARFEWADGGVVIDRAALDAAINAAAEHVLGRRCDALTG; from the coding sequence ATGAATGCCGCGAAATTCATCTTCGAGACCGACTTCCGCAACGTGGCCAACGGCCGGGGCGTGAGCGAGGCTGACGTGGCCGCCGCGCGCGAGCAGGGCCATGCCGAAGGCTTCGCCTCCGGGCGCGAGGCGGCCCGCGCGGAGGCCAGCGCGGCGTTGACCCACATGGCCGGCGTGATCGCGGCGCAGGCCGAGCGCCTGCTCGCCGACCAGGACGAGCGCGCCGCATCGATCGAAGCCTCGGCCGCAGCCGTCGCCGTGACGATGGCGCGTCGACTCGCGGGCGCGGCGCTCGCCGAGAAGCCCAATGCGCTGATCGAGGAAGCCGCGCGCGAGTGCATCATCCACGCCCGCAGCGCCCCGCACCTCGCCGTTCGCGTCAATGAAGCGGCGGTTGAGGATGCGGAGCGCCTCTTCGGCCGCCTTGCGCGAGAAAGCGGCTATGCCGGCAAGGTCGTGATCCTCGGCGAGCCGGAAATCGCGCCGGGCGACGCCCGTTTCGAATGGGCGGATGGCGGGGTCGTGATCGACCGCGCCGCGCTCGACGCCGCCATCAACGCCGCCGCCGAGCATGTGCTCGGCCGGCGATGTGACGCCCTGACAGGCTGA
- the fliN gene encoding flagellar motor switch protein FliN — MARDDLPLPPLTPGMGGMPMGADRASGPVATKTAEDLEQVFDVPVTVAAVLGSHRMPIGDMLRLQPGAVLELDRRVGEAIDILVNDRLVARGEVVIVEDKLGVTMTEIIKADR, encoded by the coding sequence ATGGCCAGAGACGACTTGCCGCTGCCTCCCCTGACCCCCGGAATGGGCGGAATGCCCATGGGCGCCGACCGCGCCTCGGGACCCGTGGCGACCAAGACCGCCGAGGACCTCGAGCAGGTCTTCGATGTGCCGGTGACGGTCGCGGCCGTGCTCGGCTCGCACCGGATGCCGATCGGCGACATGCTCAGGCTCCAGCCCGGCGCCGTGCTCGAACTCGACCGCCGCGTGGGGGAAGCCATCGATATTCTCGTCAATGATCGCCTCGTGGCGCGTGGCGAGGTGGTGATCGTCGAGGACAAGCTCGGCGTGACCATGACCGAAATCATCAAGGCTGACCGCTAA